A part of Hippopotamus amphibius kiboko isolate mHipAmp2 chromosome 16, mHipAmp2.hap2, whole genome shotgun sequence genomic DNA contains:
- the RSPH6A gene encoding radial spoke head protein 6 homolog A gives MGDPPADPEPPSQPTSSRRSSQVSERRRSREHSRPQPSVPEEVQQIPLDAQILRGSQEMVSNQTSLRGWSHGASLTPNENLIFEAEEAQMGGVEYPSLNTGFSSEVRPQIYVSESRLQANRNTSLMLQQLQQGEGSLFQQLESAYQGPPADLLGQFTMFQREDLQFSQGAQHGPYLNDDPALQFSPSELGFMPFNMEVPEPEPRELAVQNAKAYLLQTSVNCDLSLYEHLGNLLTKILNQRPEDPLFLLESLNRTTQWEWFHPKLDTLRDDPEMQPIYEMAERQKALFGRSEGGEGEQEMEEEVVETPVPNIMEKAFYFEQAGVGLSSDESFRIFMALKQLVEQQPIHTCRFWGKILGLSRSYLVAEVEFREGEEEAEEEEVEEMMEGGDVMEAHGEEEGEEDEEKVTDVIPKPTWKPLPLVPKEESRTGANKYLYFVCNEPGRPWVRLPHVTPIQIVQARKIKKFFTGYLDAPVISYPPFPGNEANYLRAQIARISAATHISPLGFYQFGEEEGDEEEEGGAGRDSYEENPDFEGIPVLELVDSMANWVHHTQHILPQGRCTWVNPLQKTEEEEELGEEEEKADEGIEEVEQEVGPPLLTPLSEDAEIMHMSPWTARLSCSLSPQYSVAVVRSNLWPGAYAYASGRKFENIYIGWGHKYSPENFNPPLPDPVQQEYPSGPETMEMSDPTVEEEQALKAAQEQALVAAEEEEEDEEEDDDEDQDD, from the exons ATGGGGGACCCACCAGCTGACCCTGAGCCCCCTTCTCAGCCGACCTCCAGCCGTAGGAGTTCCCAGGTTTCCGAGAGGCGGCGCAGTCGCGAACACTCTAGGCCCCAGCCCTCCGTCCCCGAAGAGGTGCAGCAGATACCGCTGGACGCTCAGATCCTGCGCGGCAGTCAGGAGATGGTGTCGAACCAGACCAGCCTCCGGGGCTGGTCACACGGGGCCAGTCTGACCCCAAATGAGAACTTGATTTTTGAGGCCGAGGAAGCCCAGATGGGCGGCGTTGAGTACCCTTCCCTGAATACGGGCTTTTCCTCAGAGGTACGGCCTCAAATCTATGTGAGTGAAAGCAGGCTGCAGGCCAACCGCAACACCAGCCTAATGCTGCAGCAGCTACAGCAGGGGGAAGGCAGCCTATTCCAGCAACTGGAGTCTGCCTACCAGGGGCCCCCAGCTGACCTCTTGGGCCAGTTCACCATGTTCCAGAGAGAAGACCTGCAGTTCAGCCAGGGTGCCCAGCATGGGCCCTACCTAAACGATGACCCTGCCCTCCAGTTCTCGCCCTCTGAGCTGGGCTTCATGCCCTTCAATATGGAGGTGCCCGAGCCAGAACCTCGAGAGCTAGCCGTGCAGAACGCCAAGGCCTACCTGCTGCAGACCAGCGTCAACTGCGACCTCAGCCT GTATGAGCACCTGGGGAACTTGCTGACGAAGATCCTGAACCAGCGGCCCGAGGACCCCTTGTTCCTCCTGGAGTCGCTGAACCGCACCACTCAGTGGGAGTGGTTCCACCCTAAGTTGGACACGCTTCGGGACGACCCGGAGATGCAGCCCATCTACGAGATGGCCGAGAGGCAGAAGGCGTTGTTCGGCCGGAGCGAGGGCGGTGAGGGCGaacaggagatggaggaggaggtg GTCGAGACCCCGGTGCCCAACATCATGGAGAAGGCCTTCTACTTCGAACAGGCCGGCGTGGGCCTGAGCTCAGACGAGAGCTTCCGCATCTTCATGGCCCTGAAGCAGCTAGTGGAGCAGCAGCCCATCCACACCTGCCGCTTCTGGGGCAAGATCCTGGGGCTCAGCCGCAGCTACCTGGTGGCTGAGGTGGAATTCCGGGAGGGcgaggaggaggcggaggaggaggaggtggaggagatgATGGAGGGCGGCGACGTCATGGAGGCGCACGGGgaggaggagggcgaggaggaCGAGGAGAAGGTCACCGATGTCATCCCCAAGCCCACGTGGAAGCCACTGCCCCTCGTCCCCAAGGAAGAGAGCCGAACCGGCGCCAACAAGTACCTGTATTTCGTGTGCAACGAACCGGGCCGGCCGTGGGTGCGGCTGCCCCACGTCACGCCGATCCAGATCGTGCAGGCCCGCAAGATCAAGAAGTTCTTCACGGGCTACCTGGACGCGCCAGTCATCAGCTACCCGCCCTTCCCGGGCAACGAGGCCAACTACCTGCGGGCTCAGATCGCCCGCATCTCCGCCGCCACACACATCAGCCCCCTCGGCTTCTACCAGTTCGGCGAGGAGGAGGgcgacgaggaggaggagggcggTGCCGGGCGCGACTCGTACGAGGAGAATCCGGACTTTGAGGGCATCCCGGTCCTCGAGCTGGTGGACTCCATGGCCAACTGGGTACATCACACGCAGCACATCCTGCCGCAG ggccGCTGCACTTGGGTGAACCCTTTGCAGAagacggaggaggaggaggagctgggggaggaggaggagaaggcagatgAGGGGATAGAGGAGGTGGAGCAAGAGGTCGGGCCCCCGCTGCTGACACCGCTCTCGGAGGACGCAG AAATCATGCACATGTCACCCTGGACCGCCCGCCTGTCCTGCAGCCTCAGCCCGCAGTACTCTGTGGCCGTCGTGCGCTCCAATCTCTGGCCAGGGGCCTATGCCTATGCCAGTGGCAG gaAGTTTGAGAACATCTACATCGGCTGGGGCCACAAGTACAGTCCTGAGAATTTCAACCCACCCCTGCCAGACCCCGTTCAGCAAGAGTACCCCAGCGGCCCGGAGACCATGGAGATGAGCGACCCCACGGTGGAGGAGGAGCAGGCTCTCAAGGCTGCCCAGGAGCAGGCCCTGGTGGCCgcggaggaagaggaggaggatgaggaggaagatgaTGACGAGGACCAGGATGACTGA